DNA from Desulfuromonas sp. AOP6:
GCCACAACCCCGGTTGGCGCCAGAGCAATCTGGGTATGTATCGGGTGCAGATTTCCGGTGGCCATTATCGTCCGGGGGCCGAGGCGGGTCTTCATTATCAGATTCACCGGGGTATTGGGGTGCATCACGCCGAGGCTCTAGAGCAGGGGGTGCCCTTTCGTGTCAATATTTTTGTGGGAGGGCCGCCAAGCATGACGGTGGCGGCAGTCATGCCCCTGCCGGAGGGGATGCCCGAGCTCTCCTTTGCCGGGGCCTTGGGTGGTCACCGCATTCCGCTGGTGACACCGCCGGGACAACTGCCCATGCCGGCCGAGGCGGATTTCGTCATTACCGGTACCGTCGATCCGAAGCGCACCCTGCCGGAAGGGCCCTTTGGCGACCACCTCGGCTATTACAGCCTCGCCCATGATTTTCCTGTGGTTCAGGTGGAACAGGTTTACCATCGGCATGGCGCCATCTGGCCCTTCACCAGCGTCGGGCGTCCGCCGCAGGAGGACACCAGTTTTGGCGCCTTTATCCACGAACTGACGGGAGACCTTATCCCCACCGTGCTGCCGGGGGTGCACGCGGTGCACGCCGTCGACGCGGCCGGGGTACACCCGCTGCTGCTGGCCATTGGCAGCGAGCGTTATGTCCCTTACGCCAAGAAACGGCGCCCCCAGGAACTTCTGACCATTGCCAATGCCATTCTCGGTCAAGGCCAGTTGTCCCTGGCCAAATATCTTTTCCTGGCTGCCCGTGAGGATCAACCCGACTTGGATGTGCACGATGTCCCCGGCTTTTTCCGGCATATCCTCGAACGGGTCGACTGGCGCTGTGATCTGCATTTCCAGACCTGCACCACGGTGGATACCCTCGACTACTCTGGCAGCGCCCTCAACGCGGGCTCTAAAGTGGTGATCGCCGCTGCGGGTGAAGAGCGCCGCCGTCTGACCTCCGATATTCCTACAGAACTGAGTCTGCCGGCCGGTTTCTCACATCCCCGCGTGGCTATGCCCGGTGTGCTGCTGGTGCAGGGGCCCTCCTGTTCGCGCCCGCGGCACACCACTGACCCGAGCATGGAGGCGTTCTGCCTTTCCTACGCGCCGGAAAGTCCCATCAATCGCTTCCCACTGATCGTGGTTGTCGACGACAGTTCTTTTGCCGCCGCCCACCTGAACAATTTTCTGTGGACTGCCTTTACCCGCTCCGATCCGTCTCTGGACCTCTACGGCATCGGTGCTTCGACCACAGGTAAACACTGGGGGTGTGCAGGGGCGTTGGTCATGGACGCCCGCAGCAAGCCCCACCATGCCCCCCCCTTGCTCGATGATCCCCACGTGGAGAAACGGGTGGATGCACTCGGCGCCCCGGGCGGTCCCCTGCACGGGATCATCTGATTCGCACCCTCATCGAAAAGGATAGACATGTCTCTTAAATTTCTAGGACGTTACAAGGATTTTGGCCTGCTGCTGCTGCGCGTCGGCATCGGCGTCATGTTTCTCTTCCATGGCACTCCCAAGCTTCTTGGCGGTCCAGATAAGTGGATTAGTCTGGGTGCCGCCATGCAGTATCTTGGCGTTGACGCCTTTCCCATGTTCTGGGGCTTTTCCGCCGCCGCCGCTGAGTTTTTCGGCGGCGTTTTTCTCATGCTGGGACTCTTTTTCCGGCCGGCCTGTTTCTTCCTGGCGGTGACCATGGCTGTAGCCGCCACGATGCACCTGGGGCGGGGCGAGGGACTTATGGCGGCCTCCCATGCCATCGAAAACGGCATCTTCTTTGTTGGCCTGATTTTTATCGGACCGGGGCGCTACAGTGTGGACAGGGGCTGATGGGCTCCAACGAAAGGTGCGGTGCTTGTACGTATGAAAAAGCGAGGTTTTGATCTTATCCATGCCATCGGTGAGACTCCCTTGGTGGAACTGACCCGGCTGCAGAAGAATCCCCGGGTGAGGCTTTTCGCCAAACTCGAGGGGAACAACCCTGGCGGTTCTGTCAAAGACAGGCCGGCCGCCTACATGATCCGCAAGGCTGAGGAAACGGGGGCTCTTGACGCTGGCAAGGTGATTCTGGAGCCGACCTCCGGCAACACCGGTATCGCCCTGGCCATGATAGGCGCCTCCAGGGGATACCGTGTGAAACTGGTGATGCCAGCCTGTGTGAGCCTGGAGCGGCGGGCCATTCTTGAAGCGTACGGTGCCGACGTCGTCCTTTCGCCGGCCGATGAGGCCACCGATGGGGCCATCCGGCTGGCACACCGGATTCTGGAAGAGGAACCGGGGCGTTATTATATGCCCAACCAGTACGGCAACCCGAACAATCCCCTGGCCCACTATGAAACGACAGGACCGGAGATCTGGCGACAGACGGAGGGGCGCCTTGCCGCCTTTGTCGCCGGCATGGGGACCTCGGGCACGCTCATGGGTGTCGGTTGCTATCTGAGGGAGCAGCGGGCGGGTATTCATATTGTAGGTGTCGAGCCGCGCCTGGGACATAAGGTGCAGGGGCTTAAAAACATGCAGGAAGCCATCGTGCCGGCCATTTACGATCAGAACCAGCTGGATATGAAGCTGACCGTGGAGGACGAGGACGCCTTTGCCGCAGCCCGGTCCCTTGCCATGGAAGAGGGGATCTTCGCCGGCATGTCGAGTGGTGCCGCAGTGGCGGGCGCCCTGCGCTATGCGGAGACTCTGCAGGAGGGGACCGTCGTCACCCTGCTGCCTGATCGTGGTGACCGCTACCTGAGCACCACCCTGTTTCGCTCGGTCTGCGCCAACTGTCCTCCGTAGCCTCGGTTTGATCAGAAAGAAGATAAGCGGCTTCAACCCTTTTAAAAGCGGCCTTCCGAACTTATTCCGGAGCCGCTTTTTTTAATGCCATGGTCGCGATTTTTAGGTGGCGTAGAAGCCGTGGGCTTGTTGACACCTGTTAATAATGGGCTACATTCATAGAGTAATATTTTTGAACTCAGGAGGTGACTGTATGAAATGCACCATGGCCATTAGGGTGTCGGTAATTCTTTCGATCATGGCTTTCGCCCTGCCTGTTCTGTCGGCGCCGCTTCCCTTGGGTTTGCCACCGGTTCCGATTCCAGCCGACAACCCCCAAACCCCCGAAAAGATAGCCTTGGGTAAACAGCTCTACGAGGACAAGCGGTTCAGTTCGGATGGAACCGTTGCCTGTGCCAACTGCCACTTGCCTGAAAAAGCTTTCGTGGATGGGCTGCCGGTCTCCGAAGGGGTTGGCCAGCAGAAAGGCACCCGCAATTCGCCAACGGTTATCAATGCTGTTTATTTCAAAGAGCAGTTCTGGGATGGACGTCGGCCCAGCCTGGAAGAGCAGGCGAAAGATCCCTTTATCAATCCGGTGGAACATGGATTGGAGAGTCACGACCCCATCGTGGAGATTGTGCAGACCGATCCAGATTACGTAACTCAGTTTGAGAAGGTGTTCGGGCTGAAGGCTGCGGATATAACCATAGATCATGTGGTCAAGGCCATCGCAAGCTTTGAACGCACTATCATCTCCGGGGATTCACCATTTGACCGCTACCAGTACGGGGGCGACAAAACGGCTATGTCCGAGGCGGCTATCCGGGGGTTGGAGGTTTATCTTGACAAAGGGCGCTGCCAGAGCTGCCACACCATTGGTGAACAGGACGCCCTGTTTACCAACAACGATTACCACAATCTGGGCGTGGGTTTCGCCAAGATTGAACCACGCATGATGGAGATCGTTACCGCTTTCCGAAAAGCAAAGGCTACCGGAGAAAATGTCGATGAGAAAGTCCTCACGGACGCCGACGTATCGGAACTGGGGCGCTTTGCCATCACGTTACGTCCCTCGGATGTCGGTAAGTTCAAGACATCGGGACTGCGTAATATTGCCGTGACAGCCCCCTATATGCACGACGGCAGTCTCAACACTCTAGAAGAAGTTATCGATTTGTATGACCGGGGCGGCGAGGCTAATCCCATGCTCGATGGGGGCATTCGGGTTCTCAATCTGACCGACCAGGAAAAGTCCGACCTAGTCGAATTCCTGAAGCATCTGACCAGTCCGGAGTATGCTCATCTGGCAAACCAAAAGTGATCAAGGAGGCATCATGAGCACGAAGGTCAATCGAAGAATTTTTCTGAAGCAGTTGGGGGTGGCTGCGGCCATGACGGCAGTGCCCTTGAATCTGGTCGAAGTGGCTTGGGGAAAGGAAAAGGGTGAGAACTTTACCTTTGCTTATATCTCCGACCCTCACATTACTCACATCAGTGGCAACAAGTTTGTGAAAAATTTCGATAAGGGCCTCGAGAAGGCTATTGCCGAAGTCAACTTCATGTGGCCGCAGCCCGATTTCGTCGTCTTTGGCGGCGACCTTGCCCAGTTGGGAAAAAAGGAAGAACTCGACCATGGCATGGAAATGATGTCCAAGCTCACAGTCCCCGTCAAATATGTCATCGGCGAGCACGACTACTATCTCGACCTGGGCCAATACTGGGAAGAGAAAATCAGCAAACTTTACTACAGCTTCGATCACAAAGGTGTCCACTTTGTCGTACTTAACAGCATCCTGACAGATGATGACTGGACCCACAAACGCTGGCCAACGGCCATGGAGCGCATGCTGCAGATGGCCAGGCTCGATAATCCCAACGGGTCGCCCTTCATGGTCAAGGAAAAGCAGCGTCAATGGCTTAAACAGGATCTGGCCAAAGTGGATAAAAACACTCCGGTCGTGGTGATGTCCCATTCCCCTCTCTACAAGGTGTACAAGGGCTGGAACTTCTGGACGGAAGATGCTGAAGAGGTCCAGGCCCTCCTCAAGCCCTTCAAAAAGGTAACGGTTCTGCACGGGCATGTCCATCAGATCATGTACAACCAGATCGGCAACATCTCCTTCCACGCCATGATGTCCACCGGCTGGCCCTGGCCCTATCCCGTTAGTTACAGTCAGGCAGCCAACATGGTGCCCAAAATGACCGTTTTTATGAACCGGGCCGATCCCTTCCATGAGCGGGATGCCACCGGTTGGTCGGCCATTAATCTTGAAAATGGCCGGGTTGTCAATAATCTGGAACTCTGGCAGAACACGCCTCGTTCGGTCCGTTTTGACGAAAAAGCGAAACATCCGGTCGACAGCCAGTATCAGGACCCGGCCAATCAGATACCACCTCAGGTACATTACTGATTTTCAGAAAAAGGAGGATCACCCATGGGAAAATTACTGCTCCGTGGTGTTCTGGCATTGGCGATGGTCTTGGTGATGGTGCCGGCGGCCATGGCTGATGAGTTCACCAAAGAAGACCTGGCCAAATGGGAAAGAGATTTTATGGCAGTTGTCGAGGAAGGGGATAGGCTTTTCCATAGCGCCTTGGGAAGTAATGCTGTTTCCTGTGATATGTGCCATCCCAATGCGACCAACACCCATCCCGAGACCTATCCAAAAGTTCAGAAACAATTGGGTAAGGTGGCTTCCCTTAGGGATATGGTCAACTGGTGTATCAAAAATCCTCTCGAAGGTGAAGGGATGGAATTGGCGGCCGATGACCCCAAAATGATTGCCTTGGAGGCGTATATGCATTACGAGCGCCGTGGTGTCCCACTGGCACCTGGCAAACACTGATCGCTGGCGGAGAAGGGTGGTCCGATAGAGCCACCCTTCTCCGTTTCTTTCTGAAAGACCGTGTCGCCACCCTTATTTGATTTGCTGCACTTCCCGCTCTTTTCCCCAGCCCCCCTTGGAAAATCTCATCTAATAAAACCGCCATGTTCTTCTGAATATTTGGAAAAAATTCTGCTATTGTGGAAACACAATTAACCTACATCAGTGATCTCGTGCGGAGACGCCATGCAAAAAATCATTCTGTCTATTTTTGCGCTGCTTTTAAGCTTTTTCCCTGCCTATGCCGAAGAGACCACGCCTCAAGAGGCGGTCGCTATCGTCTACCCGGGAGTGGCCGAGGTCATTCCCTCTTTAGCCAACCTGCAGACTGAGTCCGCGGACGTCCTTGCGAAAACGCGTGAGCTTGAAAATCTGACGACAATAGAATCTCAGATCGAACAGATCCGCCTAAGGCAGGAGGAACTCAGCGGCTGGATAAAAGAACAGGGGGATCCCGCTGAGTGGAATTACGACAGGCTAGCCGAAACGGTCGCTAACTTAAAGGCACAAGAGGTCGAACTGGATAGAATTATGTCCTCCCTTGTGACAAGAGTGGCGGAATTGGAAGGCTACCGAAAGGAATGGAAGGAACGTCAAAGTTATTGGCAGGGGTGGCAAGGGGTATTGGCGTCTGTCAAAGCGAAGGTCGCTTCGGAGCCTTTCAGTACCGCTTCAAAGGTCATGTCCACCGTTATTGGAAGCATTGACAAGGTAGTGCCTGAGTTGGTTAATCTGCAGAAAGAAGTGACAGCCCTACAAGCCACCAGCCGAGATATAAGAACCGAAATGGAAACCTACCTGAAGGATTTCCGTCAGAAAACCTTCAGCAGGACGGCGCCCCCCTTTTATTCCCGCCAGTTTTACGAGGCCTTTAGCACGGACCTAGTTAATGCCGTGCTTGACGGGGTGCGATCCGTACAGGGAAGAACCTTGGGCTTTTGGCAGCGCCAAGGCTGGATTCTTCTCGCCCAGACCCTGTTGGCTTTGGGATTGGCGGTTTTTATAAAAAGGTATCGTCGGCTGGCGGAAGTAACGCAGGAGTGGACGTTCATCCTTGATCATCCCTGGGCGACAGGGGTGTTCGTCGCGATCGTCTCTCTGGGTTTTCTCTATACCGATGTGCCGGGCCCTTATCGTTTGGGACTCTGGCTGCTGGCTGCCTTTTCCGCGGCTGTCCTGACTGCGGGCTTGCTAAAAAATCCCCGAAAAATT
Protein-coding regions in this window:
- a CDS encoding cytochrome C, producing MGKLLLRGVLALAMVLVMVPAAMADEFTKEDLAKWERDFMAVVEEGDRLFHSALGSNAVSCDMCHPNATNTHPETYPKVQKQLGKVASLRDMVNWCIKNPLEGEGMELAADDPKMIALEAYMHYERRGVPLAPGKH
- a CDS encoding UbiD family decarboxylase; translated protein: MGYKNLRECVRDLETRGELVRIECEIDPNLEAAAIQRRVYQAGGPALYFARVKGSRFPMVGNLFGTLERTRTIFRDTLDTLARLADLKINPASFLKNPLKYAGVPRGALHLLPKRVKSGPILAGRTSLSQLPQLKSWPDDGGAFITLPQVYSESSHNPGWRQSNLGMYRVQISGGHYRPGAEAGLHYQIHRGIGVHHAEALEQGVPFRVNIFVGGPPSMTVAAVMPLPEGMPELSFAGALGGHRIPLVTPPGQLPMPAEADFVITGTVDPKRTLPEGPFGDHLGYYSLAHDFPVVQVEQVYHRHGAIWPFTSVGRPPQEDTSFGAFIHELTGDLIPTVLPGVHAVHAVDAAGVHPLLLAIGSERYVPYAKKRRPQELLTIANAILGQGQLSLAKYLFLAAREDQPDLDVHDVPGFFRHILERVDWRCDLHFQTCTTVDTLDYSGSALNAGSKVVIAAAGEERRRLTSDIPTELSLPAGFSHPRVAMPGVLLVQGPSCSRPRHTTDPSMEAFCLSYAPESPINRFPLIVVVDDSSFAAAHLNNFLWTAFTRSDPSLDLYGIGASTTGKHWGCAGALVMDARSKPHHAPPLLDDPHVEKRVDALGAPGGPLHGII
- a CDS encoding DoxX family protein, which encodes MSLKFLGRYKDFGLLLLRVGIGVMFLFHGTPKLLGGPDKWISLGAAMQYLGVDAFPMFWGFSAAAAEFFGGVFLMLGLFFRPACFFLAVTMAVAATMHLGRGEGLMAASHAIENGIFFVGLIFIGPGRYSVDRG
- a CDS encoding cytochrome c peroxidase produces the protein MKCTMAIRVSVILSIMAFALPVLSAPLPLGLPPVPIPADNPQTPEKIALGKQLYEDKRFSSDGTVACANCHLPEKAFVDGLPVSEGVGQQKGTRNSPTVINAVYFKEQFWDGRRPSLEEQAKDPFINPVEHGLESHDPIVEIVQTDPDYVTQFEKVFGLKAADITIDHVVKAIASFERTIISGDSPFDRYQYGGDKTAMSEAAIRGLEVYLDKGRCQSCHTIGEQDALFTNNDYHNLGVGFAKIEPRMMEIVTAFRKAKATGENVDEKVLTDADVSELGRFAITLRPSDVGKFKTSGLRNIAVTAPYMHDGSLNTLEEVIDLYDRGGEANPMLDGGIRVLNLTDQEKSDLVEFLKHLTSPEYAHLANQK
- a CDS encoding cysteine synthase family protein produces the protein MKKRGFDLIHAIGETPLVELTRLQKNPRVRLFAKLEGNNPGGSVKDRPAAYMIRKAEETGALDAGKVILEPTSGNTGIALAMIGASRGYRVKLVMPACVSLERRAILEAYGADVVLSPADEATDGAIRLAHRILEEEPGRYYMPNQYGNPNNPLAHYETTGPEIWRQTEGRLAAFVAGMGTSGTLMGVGCYLREQRAGIHIVGVEPRLGHKVQGLKNMQEAIVPAIYDQNQLDMKLTVEDEDAFAAARSLAMEEGIFAGMSSGAAVAGALRYAETLQEGTVVTLLPDRGDRYLSTTLFRSVCANCPP
- a CDS encoding metallophosphoesterase, with the protein product MSTKVNRRIFLKQLGVAAAMTAVPLNLVEVAWGKEKGENFTFAYISDPHITHISGNKFVKNFDKGLEKAIAEVNFMWPQPDFVVFGGDLAQLGKKEELDHGMEMMSKLTVPVKYVIGEHDYYLDLGQYWEEKISKLYYSFDHKGVHFVVLNSILTDDDWTHKRWPTAMERMLQMARLDNPNGSPFMVKEKQRQWLKQDLAKVDKNTPVVVMSHSPLYKVYKGWNFWTEDAEEVQALLKPFKKVTVLHGHVHQIMYNQIGNISFHAMMSTGWPWPYPVSYSQAANMVPKMTVFMNRADPFHERDATGWSAINLENGRVVNNLELWQNTPRSVRFDEKAKHPVDSQYQDPANQIPPQVHY